One genomic segment of Vibrio quintilis includes these proteins:
- a CDS encoding helix-turn-helix transcriptional regulator, whose translation MVVSKYKSFNTRFTEQDRACLASNFRLAETIAELIGPHCEVVVHSFESFEHSVVKIVNGHHTGRKVGSPITDMGLKMLNQFEKTGNMTPKSYFTTAKDGSVLKSTTCVLTGENEKPVGLFCINVNLSFPMAEILKTLVPDMTNIQTEAHETFSASPKEVIENALNHAIAEVENDSSVTAKGKNKAITRVLFKNGIFELKEATTQVAGQLGITRHAIYKYIREFRS comes from the coding sequence ATGGTCGTATCAAAATATAAGTCATTTAATACCAGATTCACCGAACAGGATCGGGCCTGTCTGGCTTCGAACTTCAGGTTAGCGGAAACCATCGCAGAACTGATTGGGCCGCATTGTGAAGTGGTAGTTCATTCTTTCGAAAGTTTTGAACATTCAGTGGTAAAAATCGTCAATGGCCACCATACCGGACGGAAAGTTGGTTCTCCGATTACCGACATGGGGCTGAAGATGCTTAATCAGTTTGAAAAAACCGGCAACATGACGCCGAAAAGCTACTTCACCACAGCAAAAGACGGTTCGGTACTGAAATCAACAACTTGTGTCCTGACAGGTGAAAATGAGAAACCGGTCGGACTGTTTTGTATCAATGTCAATTTATCGTTTCCAATGGCAGAAATTCTGAAAACACTGGTTCCGGATATGACAAATATACAGACAGAAGCACATGAAACATTCAGTGCCTCTCCGAAAGAGGTGATTGAGAATGCACTGAATCATGCAATCGCAGAAGTGGAAAATGACAGCAGCGTGACCGCAAAGGGTAAAAACAAAGCGATTACCCGGGTTTTATTCAAAAACGGTATTTTTGAATTAAAAGAAGCGACCACACAGGTTGCCGGTCAGCTGGGAATCACCCGCCATGCGATTTACAAATATATTCGTGAGTTCAGATCTTAG